In the genome of Hymenobacter cellulosivorans, one region contains:
- a CDS encoding RagB/SusD family nutrient uptake outer membrane protein: MSTFTKYSGGALLLSLGLLTSCGEKFLEETPTDQVTDANFYKTTTDAIQATNAIYSELGKAGQYNSALWGIGDIGSDLSTTGGGGGGDGLEQQQLDNFNIPSTNVLTTRLWGSCYVGIGRANIVLEKVPGMSIDPAIQSRSIGEAEFLRAKYYFDLVRAFGDVPLLTKPPKTTAEVNIPRTPAAQVYAQIEADLRDAITKLPGSYTGDDIGRATKWSATGLLAKVYLTEGKLGEAATQARSVINSSGKSLWDNYGDNFKVANENGKESLFEVQYIAGRNQWTQDGLGWSGNEFMGPRGQGIVPQGGYGFNIPEPDFVAGYEAGDTRRDVTIWMPGDKYPDGRVQPSSLPGSPNGYGVKKWFVGKVNTNIWDSELNIPVLRLAEMYLILAEAVGPNQEGLDAINKVRRRAFGGATNRDIAAGIGADDFKRAVWRERKYELAFEMDRWFDMKRTGELLTSPQLRAKGVKPYNVVLPIPQSERDVNPGLSQNDGY, translated from the coding sequence ATGTCAACCTTCACTAAATACTCCGGCGGCGCCCTGCTCCTAAGCCTGGGCCTGCTTACCAGCTGCGGGGAGAAGTTTCTGGAAGAAACCCCGACCGACCAAGTAACCGACGCTAACTTTTATAAAACCACGACCGACGCTATTCAGGCTACCAACGCTATTTACAGCGAGCTGGGCAAGGCCGGGCAGTACAACTCCGCCCTGTGGGGAATCGGGGATATCGGCTCGGACCTGTCGACCACCGGTGGTGGCGGCGGCGGCGACGGCCTGGAGCAGCAGCAGCTCGACAACTTCAACATTCCTTCGACCAACGTCCTGACCACTCGCCTGTGGGGCAGCTGCTACGTGGGCATTGGCCGGGCCAACATCGTGCTGGAGAAAGTGCCCGGCATGAGCATTGACCCCGCCATTCAGTCGCGCAGCATCGGGGAAGCCGAGTTTCTGCGGGCCAAGTACTACTTCGATCTGGTGCGGGCCTTCGGCGACGTGCCGTTGCTGACCAAGCCGCCGAAAACGACGGCCGAGGTAAACATTCCCCGCACGCCCGCGGCTCAGGTGTATGCCCAGATTGAGGCCGACCTGAGAGACGCCATTACCAAGCTGCCCGGCTCTTACACCGGCGACGATATCGGACGGGCCACCAAGTGGTCGGCAACAGGGCTACTGGCCAAGGTGTACCTGACCGAAGGCAAGCTGGGGGAAGCCGCTACCCAGGCCCGGAGCGTCATCAACTCCAGCGGCAAATCGTTGTGGGACAATTATGGCGACAACTTCAAAGTTGCCAACGAGAACGGCAAGGAGTCGCTGTTTGAGGTGCAGTACATTGCGGGCCGCAACCAGTGGACCCAGGATGGCCTGGGCTGGAGTGGCAACGAGTTTATGGGCCCCCGCGGCCAGGGTATCGTGCCCCAGGGCGGTTACGGCTTCAACATTCCCGAGCCCGACTTCGTGGCCGGCTACGAAGCAGGCGACACCCGCCGCGACGTAACCATCTGGATGCCCGGCGACAAATACCCCGATGGCCGCGTGCAGCCTTCGTCGCTGCCTGGCTCGCCTAACGGCTACGGCGTGAAAAAGTGGTTTGTAGGCAAAGTCAACACCAACATCTGGGACTCGGAGCTCAACATTCCGGTGTTGCGCCTGGCTGAGATGTACCTGATCCTGGCGGAGGCCGTAGGGCCCAACCAAGAGGGTTTGGATGCCATCAACAAAGTGCGGCGGCGTGCCTTTGGCGGAGCTACCAACCGTGATATTGCGGCTGGTATCGGTGCCGACGACTTCAAGCGGGCCGTGTGGAGGGAGCGCAAGTACGAGCTGGCCTTCGAAATGGACCGGTGGTTTGATATGAAGCGCACCGGGGAGCTGCTCACCTCGCCCCAGCTGCGGGCGAAAGGCGTGAAGCCCTACAACGTAGTGCTGCCGATTCCGCAGTCGGAGCGCGACGTGAACCCGGGCCTGAGTCAGAACGACGGCTATTAA